From Calothrix sp. PCC 6303, a single genomic window includes:
- a CDS encoding metallophosphoesterase, producing MVLLLSGSLSVERLTVKIPDLPASLIGTTVVQMSDLHYDGLRLSEKMLENAIALSNEADPDLVLLTGDYVTDDPKPAYELATRLKHLQSRSGIIASLGNHDCYFKHSRSTVTNAFTSIGIQVLWNQVAYPLGKELAVVGLADLWSREFKPADILTQIDPNIPRIVLSHNPDTAEFMEKLRVDLQLSGHTHGSQIIIPGLGPAVIYYNKIVRKIPRKIRRYVPILRGGCAKVVKHWEWSQGFHQVGQNQLYVNRGLGTYPPGRLFCPPEVTIITLIS from the coding sequence ATGGTTTTGTTATTGTCTGGATCATTGAGTGTAGAGAGGTTAACGGTAAAAATTCCGGATTTACCAGCTTCGTTGATAGGTACGACAGTGGTACAGATGTCTGACCTACATTACGATGGTCTACGGTTATCTGAGAAGATGTTGGAGAATGCGATCGCACTCAGCAACGAAGCCGACCCTGACTTAGTACTTTTAACTGGGGATTATGTGACAGATGATCCAAAACCAGCTTACGAATTAGCTACACGACTCAAACATTTGCAGTCTCGTTCTGGGATCATTGCATCCCTTGGAAATCACGATTGCTATTTTAAGCATTCCCGTTCCACTGTCACTAACGCTTTTACTAGTATTGGCATTCAAGTTCTGTGGAATCAAGTAGCTTACCCTTTAGGAAAAGAATTAGCTGTGGTAGGACTAGCTGATTTATGGTCTAGAGAATTTAAACCAGCAGATATACTGACTCAAATAGACCCAAATATTCCTCGTATTGTCTTATCTCACAATCCCGACACCGCAGAATTTATGGAAAAATTGCGGGTCGATTTACAGCTTTCTGGTCACACCCACGGTTCCCAAATTATTATTCCTGGATTAGGTCCTGCGGTAATTTACTACAATAAAATTGTCAGGAAAATACCTCGAAAAATTCGGCGATATGTGCCAATTTTACGCGGGGGTTGTGCAAAAGTAGTCAAACATTGGGAATGGTCGCAAGGTTTTCACCAAGTTGGGCAAAATCAACTTTATGTTAATCGTGGTTTGGGGACATATCCACCTGGACGTTTGTTTTGTCCACCTGAAGTGACGATTATTACTTTAATCAGTTAA